From the genome of Candidatus Methylomirabilota bacterium, one region includes:
- the rsmH gene encoding 16S rRNA (cytosine(1402)-N(4))-methyltransferase RsmH, giving the protein MLVDEVAFLLRPRGGGWMIDGTVGMGGHAEALLASSAPDVRLLGLDVDPEALARSRARLARFGDRMRLTRDSFRNVRRVAEAHGVAGARSILLDLGVSSYQLEESARGFSFLREDEPLDMRLDPTRGETAATLVNRLPEPELARIIFEYGGEPHARRIARAIVRGRPLATAGDLVAAVKRAVPRRAWSRHLHVATRAFQALRMAVNDEPGALREALDDAPGLLAVGGRLGVISFHSGEDRIVKRTFRALESAGFAELEPSPLGPKDDEVRANPRARSAKLRVLERLT; this is encoded by the coding sequence GTGCTCGTGGACGAGGTCGCGTTCTTGCTGCGACCGCGTGGCGGAGGATGGATGATCGACGGGACGGTGGGCATGGGCGGGCACGCTGAGGCGCTCCTGGCGTCGAGCGCGCCCGACGTGCGCCTGCTCGGGCTCGACGTGGATCCCGAGGCGCTCGCGCGCTCCCGCGCGCGGCTCGCGCGGTTTGGCGACCGCATGCGGCTGACGCGCGACAGCTTTCGGAACGTCCGGCGCGTGGCGGAGGCTCACGGCGTCGCCGGCGCGCGCTCGATCCTCCTGGACCTCGGCGTGTCGTCGTACCAGCTCGAGGAGTCGGCGCGCGGCTTCTCCTTCCTCCGCGAGGACGAGCCGCTCGACATGCGCCTCGACCCGACGCGAGGCGAGACGGCGGCGACGCTCGTGAACCGGCTCCCCGAGCCTGAGCTGGCGCGGATTATCTTCGAGTACGGCGGAGAGCCGCACGCCCGGCGCATCGCGCGCGCGATCGTCCGCGGCCGCCCGCTCGCGACGGCGGGCGATCTCGTCGCCGCCGTCAAGCGCGCGGTGCCCCGCCGCGCGTGGTCGAGGCACCTCCACGTCGCGACGCGCGCCTTCCAGGCGCTGCGCATGGCCGTCAACGACGAGCCCGGCGCGCTGCGCGAGGCGCTCGACGACGCGCCCGGGCTGCTCGCCGTGGGCGGCCGGCTCGGCGTCATCTCCTTCCATTCGGGCGAAGACCGCATCGTGAAGCGAACGTTCCGGGCTCTGGAGTCGGCGGGCTTCGCCGAACTCGAGCCGTCGCCCCTCGGCCCCAAGGACGACGAGGTGCGGGCGAACCCCCGCGCCAGGAGCGCGAAGCTGCGCGTGCTGGAGCGGCTCACGTGA
- the mraZ gene encoding division/cell wall cluster transcriptional repressor MraZ encodes MFRGRYQHSIDPKGRLSIPAKFREVLAQYDGNLVVVPDGECLEAHPLQEWQRMETKLREQSQFSAEVREISRLYFSLAKDVTLDAAGRILLPPDVRQQAGLEKDVTLVGGGLPKFEVWDRARFDEYQRTGRSKLSTLFDKLAGLGV; translated from the coding sequence ATGTTCAGAGGGCGCTATCAGCACTCGATCGACCCGAAAGGGCGCTTGAGCATCCCGGCGAAGTTCCGGGAGGTGCTCGCGCAATACGACGGCAATCTCGTCGTCGTACCGGACGGCGAATGTCTGGAAGCGCATCCGCTGCAGGAATGGCAGCGCATGGAAACGAAGCTGCGCGAGCAGTCGCAGTTCAGCGCCGAGGTGCGCGAGATCAGCCGCTTGTACTTCTCGCTCGCGAAGGACGTGACGCTCGACGCGGCCGGCCGAATTCTCCTGCCGCCCGACGTCCGGCAGCAGGCCGGGCTCGAGAAGGACGTCACGCTCGTCGGCGGCGGGCTGCCGAAGTTTGAGGTCTGGGATCGCGCGCGCTTCGACGAATACCAGCGGACGGGGCGGTCGAAGCTGTCGACGCTCTTCGACAAGCTGGCAGGCCTGGGAGTGTAG
- a CDS encoding M48 family metallopeptidase — MKRLAALVATALATATACATVPVTGRHQLLLLSESQELQMGLTSYQQVLKKSRLSSDPVATEQVRRVGLRIAEATGRTDYEWEFNLIEDKQANAFCLPGGKVAVYTGILPITRDDAGLAAVLGHEVSHAIARHGGERVSQGLLVQVGLAATQVALLRNDPVMVQQVTALLGAGATVGLILPWSRTQESEADHLGLIFMAKAGYDPHAARDLWVRMAEAAKRSGRPPEFLSTHPAEETRIRQIEGWLPEALPYYQPR, encoded by the coding sequence ATGAAGCGGCTCGCGGCACTCGTTGCGACAGCCCTCGCCACGGCAACCGCCTGTGCGACCGTCCCGGTCACGGGCAGGCACCAGCTCCTCCTCCTCTCGGAGAGCCAGGAGCTCCAGATGGGGCTCACGTCCTACCAGCAGGTGCTCAAGAAGTCACGCCTGTCCTCGGATCCCGTCGCCACGGAGCAGGTCAGGCGGGTCGGCCTGAGGATCGCGGAGGCGACCGGCCGGACGGACTACGAGTGGGAATTCAACCTCATCGAGGACAAGCAGGCGAACGCCTTCTGCCTGCCCGGGGGCAAGGTGGCGGTCTACACCGGGATCCTTCCCATCACCCGGGACGACGCGGGGCTCGCCGCCGTCCTCGGCCACGAGGTCTCCCACGCGATCGCCCGCCATGGGGGCGAGCGGGTGAGTCAGGGGCTCCTCGTCCAGGTGGGCCTCGCCGCTACCCAGGTCGCCCTCTTGCGGAACGACCCGGTGATGGTCCAGCAGGTGACGGCGCTCCTCGGCGCCGGCGCGACGGTGGGGCTGATCTTGCCCTGGAGCCGGACCCAGGAATCGGAGGCCGACCATCTCGGCCTGATCTTCATGGCCAAGGCGGGCTATGATCCGCACGCCGCGCGCGACCTCTGGGTGAGGATGGCCGAGGCCGCGAAGCGTTCCGGGCGCCCACCCGAATTCCTCTCGACCCACCCCGCTGAGGAGACCCGGATCCGGCAGATCGAGGGCTGGCTGCCCGAAGCCCTGCCGTACTACCAGCCCCGCTGA